One stretch of Variovorax sp. 54 DNA includes these proteins:
- a CDS encoding TRAP transporter substrate-binding protein: protein MTDSKSPRRRSLLKGAAVAAGAMSAPMVSMAQTTSLRFQSTWPAKDIFHEYAQDFAKKVNDMAGNRLKIEVLPAGSVVPAFQLLDAVAKGTLDGGHGVVAYWYGKNSALALWGSGPGFGMDANMVLAWHNYGGGKALIDEIYKSLNLDVASYLYGPMPTQPLGWFKKPVAKVEDMKGLKFRTVGLAVDVFTDMGTAVNPLPGGEIVPALDRGLIDAAEFNNASSDRVLGFPDVAKNCMLQSFHQSGEQFEILFNKAKLTALPTELKSIIDYAVQAASADMSWKAIQRNSQDYIELKKAGIKFYKTPDAILRAQLASWDKTVAKKSAENPMFKKVLDSQKAFAERAGQWQNDYTVDFKMAYNHYFGAKAKKA, encoded by the coding sequence GCCGATGGTCAGCATGGCCCAAACCACCTCGCTGCGTTTCCAGAGCACCTGGCCGGCGAAGGACATCTTCCACGAGTACGCACAGGACTTCGCCAAGAAGGTGAACGACATGGCGGGCAACCGCCTCAAGATCGAAGTGCTGCCCGCCGGCTCGGTGGTGCCCGCCTTCCAGCTGCTCGACGCGGTGGCCAAGGGCACGCTCGACGGCGGCCACGGCGTGGTCGCGTACTGGTACGGCAAGAACTCCGCGCTCGCGCTGTGGGGGTCGGGCCCGGGCTTCGGCATGGACGCCAACATGGTCCTGGCCTGGCACAACTACGGCGGCGGCAAGGCGCTGATCGACGAGATCTACAAGAGCCTGAACCTGGACGTGGCGTCGTACCTGTACGGCCCCATGCCCACGCAGCCGCTGGGCTGGTTCAAGAAGCCGGTGGCCAAGGTCGAGGACATGAAGGGCCTGAAGTTCCGCACCGTGGGCCTGGCGGTGGACGTGTTCACCGACATGGGCACGGCCGTGAACCCGCTGCCCGGCGGCGAGATCGTGCCGGCGCTGGACCGCGGGCTGATCGACGCGGCCGAGTTCAACAACGCCTCGAGCGACCGCGTGCTGGGCTTTCCCGACGTGGCGAAGAACTGCATGCTGCAGAGCTTTCACCAGTCGGGCGAGCAGTTCGAGATCCTCTTCAACAAGGCCAAGCTCACGGCGCTGCCGACCGAGCTCAAGTCGATCATCGACTACGCGGTGCAGGCCGCGAGCGCCGACATGAGCTGGAAGGCGATCCAGCGCAACTCGCAGGACTACATCGAGCTCAAGAAGGCCGGCATCAAGTTCTACAAGACGCCCGACGCCATCCTGCGCGCGCAGCTGGCCTCGTGGGACAAGACGGTGGCCAAGAAGTCGGCCGAGAACCCGATGTTCAAGAAGGTGCTCGACTCGCAGAAGGCCTTTGCCGAACGCGCGGGCCAATGGCAGAACGACTACACGGTCGATTTCAAGATGGCCTACAACCACTACTTCGGCGCCAAGGCCAAGAAGGCCTGA
- a CDS encoding TRAP transporter small permease subunit has product MQSFLLAVDRFSTWIGKTFSWCALLLTLLISWEVFSRYALNRPHAWVLDAQIMLYGAMFMTAGAYTLSKNGHVRGDVLYGFFRPRTQALVDLVLYFLFFLPGIIALTWAGWVYAGESLAIREQTFSAEPLPLYPFKYIIPLAGFTLLLQGLVEIIRCVQCIRTGAWPSREQDVEEVDVEKLKEMVHVKDEDIAALDRVVVAKEAAR; this is encoded by the coding sequence ATGCAATCTTTCCTGTTGGCCGTCGACCGGTTCTCGACCTGGATCGGCAAGACGTTCTCGTGGTGCGCGCTGCTGCTCACGCTGCTCATCAGCTGGGAGGTGTTCTCGCGCTATGCGCTGAACCGCCCGCACGCCTGGGTGCTCGACGCGCAGATCATGTTGTACGGCGCCATGTTCATGACCGCGGGCGCGTACACGCTCTCGAAGAACGGCCATGTGCGCGGTGACGTGCTCTACGGTTTCTTTCGCCCCCGCACGCAGGCGCTGGTCGACCTGGTGCTCTACTTTCTGTTCTTCCTGCCGGGCATCATCGCGCTGACCTGGGCCGGCTGGGTCTATGCGGGCGAGTCGCTGGCCATCCGCGAGCAGACCTTCTCGGCCGAGCCGCTGCCGCTGTATCCGTTCAAGTACATCATTCCGCTGGCCGGCTTCACGCTGCTGTTGCAGGGCCTGGTCGAGATCATCCGCTGCGTGCAGTGCATCCGCACCGGCGCCTGGCCGTCGCGCGAGCAGGACGTCGAGGAAGTCGACGTCGAGAAGCTCAAGGAGATGGTGCACGTGAAGGACGAAGACATCGCCGCGCTCGACCGCGTGGTGGTGGCCAAGGAGGCCGCGCGATGA